In Belonocnema kinseyi isolate 2016_QV_RU_SX_M_011 chromosome 4, B_treatae_v1, whole genome shotgun sequence, a single window of DNA contains:
- the LOC117171916 gene encoding accessory gland protein Acp62F-like has protein sequence MLAVYFLIISVAAIASGSPIDNYPPKQDCNSSKEIRVRCGAFCPATCSGKEAAQQCLAVCVPNVCECLPGYLRNDITWKCVLPCDCPKIKENDEK, from the exons ATGCTTgccgtttattttttaataatttccgtTGCGGCTATTGCATCAG gaTCGCCAATTGACAATTATCCACCAAAACAGGATTGCAATAGCTCAAAAGAAATAAGAGTGAGATGTGGAGCATTTTGTCCAGCTACTTGTAGCGGAAAAGAAGCAGCACAACAATGCCTTGCA GTTTGTGTGCCTAATGTTTGCGAATGTCTTCCAGGGTACTTAAGGAATGATATCACATGGAAATGTGTTTTACCCTGCGATTGTCCAAAAATCAAGgagaatgatgaaaaataa
- the LOC117171856 gene encoding cysteine-rich venom protein 6-like, giving the protein MSPILIVLFIATAVSSAQFPKCGPHAIWSSTLCTTLCVKTCANYQITPPPTCPYLCSKGCGCRNDEGYIRDTKTGQCVKPQGCSK; this is encoded by the exons ATGTCTCCAATTCTTATTGTTTTATTCATCGCTACTGCAGTCTCTTCAGCGC AATTTCCAAAATGCGGACCACATGCCATTTGGTCTAGTACTTTATGTACAACTCTTTGTGTAAAAACCtgtgctaattaccaaattaCTCCACCTCCAACTTGTCCCTAT TTGTGTTCAAAAGGCTGTGGGTGCAGAAATGACGAAGGATACATAAGAGATACTAAAACTGGTCAATGTGTCAAGCCTCAAGGTTgcagcaaataa
- the LOC117171369 gene encoding chymotrypsin inhibitor-like: MSPIFIVLIIVGVASALSPILPEPIRDCGPYAAWRECGTSCPTSCDNYKSSDTLICPAVCRSGCVCIDGRIKKSGTSMECVLPEECQQ, translated from the exons ATGTCTCCCATTTTTATCGTTTTAATCATCGTTGGAGTTGCATCTGCCC TTTCTCCAATTCTTCCTGAACCAATCCGAGACTGTGGACCATACGCAGCCTGGAGAGAATGTGGAACAAGTTGCCCAACATCATGCGATAATTATAAAAGCTCTGATACTCTTATTTGCCCAGCA gtttGTCGAAGCGGATGTGTGTGTATCGATGGTCGCATCAAAAAATCTGGTACTAGCATGGAGTGCGTTTTGCCCGAAGAATGCCAGCAATaa